One genomic region from Phragmites australis chromosome 1, lpPhrAust1.1, whole genome shotgun sequence encodes:
- the LOC133887518 gene encoding uncharacterized protein LOC133887518: MGDDQQPQAQWYWFPYWTSPQQQPPPAHRPALRPQLSRRDSRPTSPPVAPSPSRRPHHPQPTTASRGAGAGAASPQAPPQPIPLSSRPSPSRAAPLAPNTSAAPAPAPVVKEPKPPLKPATPTPHHPTAQEVPKQKDIIVSTEKTIHEPPADSKPHGKVVEKEKEKDKEKEKDKKKDKEKKEKDKDKKDKEKEEHKEKKEKEKEEKEEIKSKEVVFLHNDSKVEESAKKKMPSSHGGGEHGKLHKELKAGVADMVHKLGATSSSGRERPAAAAGATVITLAGENKGASMKIDSSAKADSKADAAGKERRGHKLDAAEREEAAGAKGLTAYVNSNVQVINNSLLLQTSCSGGDPGVHLKLSTESKKKRDGEATGGKSGSAAAAAPKK, from the coding sequence ATGGGTGACGACCAACAGCCGCAGGCGCAGTGGTACTGGTTCCCGTACTGGACCAGcccccagcagcagccgccgcctgCTCATCGGCCGGCCCTCCGCCCGCAGCTGTCGAGGAGGGACTCACGCCCGACGTCGCCGCCCGTAGCTCCTTCGCCCTCACGGCGGCCGCATCACCCTCAGCCGACGACGGCATCCAgaggtgctggtgctggtgccgCTTCTCCTCAGGCTCCGCCGCAGCCGATTCCGCTGTCCAGCAGGCCGTCCCCGTCCCGCGCGGCGCCGCTCGCGCCCAACACTAGTGCagcaccggcaccggcaccaGTTGTCAAAGAGCCCAAGCCGCCGCTCAAGCCAGCCACCCCCACTCCTCATCATCCTACTGCGCAAGAAGTTCCTAAGCAAAAAGACATCATCGTCTCAACGGAGAAAACCATCCATGAGCCGCCTGCAGACTCCAAGCCACACGGCAAGGTcgtagagaaagaaaaagagaaggacaaggagaaagagaaggacaagaagaaggataaagagaagaaagaaaaggacaagGACAAGAAGGATAAAGAGAAAGAGGAGcacaaggagaagaaagagaaggaaaaggaagagaaagaagagatcaAAAGCAAAGAGGTAGTGTTCCTGCACAACGACTCCAAGGTCGAGGAGTCGGCTAAGAAGAAGATGCCAAGTagccacggcggcggcgagcacgGCAAGCTGCACAAGGAGCTCAAGGCGGGCGTCGCCGACATGGTGCACAAGCTCGGCGCCACGTCGTCCAGCGGCCGCGAGCGCCCCGCCGCAGCGGCGGGGGCGACCGTCATCACGCTGGCCGGCGAGAACAAGGGTGCGTCCATGAAGATAGACAGCAGCGCCAAGGCGGACAGTAAGGCGGACGCGGCGGGCAAGGAGCGCCGTGGCCACAAGCTTGACGCGGccgagagagaggaggcggccGGGGCCAAGGGGCTGACGGCGTACGTCAACAGCAACGTGCAGGTCATCAACAACTCGCTGCTGCTGCAAACCTCCTGCAGCGGCGGCGACCCAGGGGTGCACCTGAAGCTGTCCACCGAGTCCAAGAAGAAGAGGGACGGCGAGGCCACCGGAGGCAAGAGtggctctgctgctgctgctgcaccaaAGAAATGA